A single window of Actinoallomurus bryophytorum DNA harbors:
- a CDS encoding LCP family protein, translating into MAPRQHGRQTAYGRRPNPNPNPIAGLWRALGLTAASAVVWGLAHVTVGRRAVGFSLMGLLAVLIFGTATAALAFQDRLKQMVVQGFWLNVFIAGILVLAAVWALVVIRSFQILRPPGLPTAMRVTSGALVVIMALMVCTPLVYAANATYVLRDTLSSIFPGDDKSGAKVNASNPWKNKPRVNILLLGGDGGKDRTGIRTDSMTVASIDTKTGNTVLLSLPRALYKFQVPPRMRSVWPNGYTGDYGPNGTCPLGACLLNELYIQGEKRHPELEPNYKAGQRGPHLLEDVIGYLTGLTLDYYVLVNLDGFKDIVDAMGGVRVNVKSANGHPLPIGGDADRGIPVAGYLKPGWQHLDGEHALWYGRTRHADSDFRRMDRQKCLMKDIADQADPQKVVTHFEKLAHAAKKTISTNIPATLLPALVKLSGTVKHGADISSLSYDPDKMPGFHTNRPADGAMVLVMRRAAARAIAASTKPPPSAAPSSTPATRRKTTTSGSVSLKNAC; encoded by the coding sequence ATGGCGCCGCGTCAACATGGGAGACAGACGGCGTACGGTCGCAGGCCGAACCCGAACCCGAACCCGATCGCCGGACTCTGGCGAGCCCTGGGCCTGACCGCCGCCTCAGCCGTCGTGTGGGGTCTCGCGCACGTCACAGTGGGCCGGCGTGCCGTGGGCTTCAGTCTCATGGGGCTGCTCGCGGTGCTGATCTTCGGCACTGCCACGGCGGCGCTGGCGTTCCAGGATCGTCTCAAGCAGATGGTCGTCCAGGGTTTCTGGCTGAACGTGTTCATCGCGGGCATTCTCGTGCTCGCGGCGGTATGGGCGTTAGTCGTCATCCGCTCGTTCCAGATCCTGCGACCCCCCGGCCTGCCGACCGCGATGCGGGTCACCTCCGGCGCGCTCGTGGTGATCATGGCGCTGATGGTCTGCACCCCACTCGTCTACGCGGCGAACGCGACGTACGTCCTGCGCGACACGCTCTCGAGCATCTTCCCCGGCGACGACAAGTCCGGTGCCAAGGTCAACGCGTCCAACCCCTGGAAGAACAAGCCGCGCGTCAACATCCTGCTGCTCGGCGGTGACGGCGGTAAGGACCGTACGGGCATCCGTACCGACAGCATGACCGTGGCCAGCATCGACACCAAGACCGGCAACACCGTCCTGCTCAGCCTGCCGCGGGCGCTCTACAAGTTCCAGGTGCCGCCACGGATGCGGTCGGTCTGGCCCAACGGCTACACCGGCGACTACGGGCCGAACGGCACCTGCCCGCTTGGCGCCTGCCTGCTCAACGAGCTCTACATCCAGGGTGAGAAGCGCCATCCCGAGCTCGAGCCGAACTACAAGGCGGGGCAGCGCGGTCCCCACCTCCTCGAGGACGTCATCGGCTACCTCACCGGGCTGACGCTCGATTACTACGTGCTGGTCAACCTCGACGGGTTCAAGGACATCGTGGACGCCATGGGAGGGGTACGGGTGAACGTGAAGTCGGCGAACGGCCACCCGCTCCCCATCGGCGGTGACGCGGATCGGGGCATCCCCGTGGCCGGTTACCTCAAGCCCGGCTGGCAGCACTTGGACGGCGAGCATGCCCTCTGGTACGGCCGGACTCGTCACGCCGATAGCGACTTCCGCCGGATGGACCGCCAGAAGTGTCTGATGAAGGACATCGCGGACCAGGCCGACCCGCAGAAGGTCGTCACCCACTTCGAGAAGCTGGCCCACGCCGCGAAGAAGACGATCTCCACCAACATTCCGGCCACGCTCCTGCCGGCTCTGGTGAAGCTGTCCGGCACGGTGAAGCACGGTGCCGACATCAGCAGCCTCTCGTACGACCCGGACAAGATGCCCGGCTTCCACACCAACCGTCCGGCCGATGGGGCGATGGTCCTGGTCATGCGCCGCGCGGCCGCCAGGGCCATCGCCGCGAGCACGAAGCCGCCGCCGAGTGCCGCCCCGAGCTCGACGCCGGCCACGCGCAGGAAGACGACGACCTCCGGCTCGGTCTCCCTGAAGAACGCCTGCTGA
- a CDS encoding TOPRIM nucleotidyl transferase/hydrolase domain-containing protein has product MRKTTTMAGDADAYGVIILVEGLSDLYALETLARRRGRDLDAEGVRVLAMKGATNIGHFLDHYGPRGLRARLAGLYDAAEEGCIRRGLERAGLGPGSQVEMEELGFFRCSADLEDELIRALGTDEVERIIEEEGELRSFRTLQRQPAQRGRSTHDQLHRFLGSRSGRKHRYGHLLANAVDLNRAPPSLDRVLAHAAGVR; this is encoded by the coding sequence ATGCGCAAAACGACGACGATGGCCGGTGATGCCGACGCCTATGGGGTCATCATCCTTGTCGAAGGATTGAGCGACCTGTATGCCTTGGAGACGCTGGCCCGCCGGCGCGGCCGTGACCTGGACGCCGAAGGGGTCCGCGTTCTGGCCATGAAAGGCGCGACGAACATCGGCCATTTCCTCGACCACTATGGTCCGCGAGGGCTGCGCGCCAGACTGGCGGGTCTGTATGACGCCGCCGAGGAGGGCTGCATCCGACGCGGCCTCGAACGGGCCGGTCTCGGGCCGGGGTCCCAGGTGGAGATGGAGGAACTCGGCTTCTTCCGGTGCTCTGCCGATCTGGAAGACGAGTTGATCCGCGCTCTCGGCACCGACGAGGTCGAGCGGATCATCGAGGAGGAGGGCGAGCTGAGGTCGTTCCGAACCCTGCAACGACAGCCCGCCCAGCGCGGCCGGAGCACACACGACCAACTGCACCGCTTCCTCGGAAGCCGCTCGGGCCGAAAACATCGCTACGGGCACCTGCTCGCCAATGCCGTCGATCTCAACCGCGCCCCACCTTCACTCGACCGAGTGCTCGCCCATGCGGCCGGCGTCAGGTAA
- a CDS encoding SDR family NAD(P)-dependent oxidoreductase, producing the protein MSNFTGKTALITGSTSGIGRGIADKLAGSGARVLITGRDVERGNDAVAEIRAAGGKADFIAADLHDATSAKALAAEAVALAGEIDILVNNAGIFILGPTAQLTEDDFDATYNINVKAPYFLVAALAPAMAERGHGAIINITTAFAEKGAVGPAVYGSSKAAVGLLTKSWAAEFGPSGVRVNEVSPGTVLTEGTQRVFGEAVHDFSKGTPADRVGTPGEIAAAVVFLASDEASYIHGASLAVDGGMAI; encoded by the coding sequence GTGAGTAACTTCACCGGCAAGACCGCCCTGATCACCGGATCGACCTCGGGCATCGGCCGAGGCATCGCCGACAAGCTGGCCGGCTCCGGCGCCCGCGTCCTGATCACCGGCCGCGACGTCGAGCGCGGCAACGATGCCGTCGCTGAGATCCGGGCCGCCGGCGGTAAGGCCGACTTCATCGCCGCTGACCTGCACGATGCCACCAGCGCGAAGGCCCTGGCCGCCGAGGCGGTGGCTCTGGCCGGTGAGATCGACATTCTCGTCAACAACGCGGGCATCTTCATTCTCGGGCCGACCGCACAACTCACGGAGGACGACTTCGACGCGACGTACAACATCAACGTCAAGGCTCCGTACTTCCTGGTCGCGGCGCTGGCTCCGGCAATGGCCGAGCGCGGGCACGGCGCCATCATCAACATCACGACCGCTTTCGCGGAAAAGGGTGCGGTGGGTCCGGCGGTCTACGGCTCCTCCAAGGCGGCAGTGGGCCTGCTCACCAAGTCGTGGGCGGCCGAGTTCGGTCCCAGCGGTGTCCGGGTCAACGAGGTCAGCCCCGGCACGGTGCTCACCGAAGGTACGCAGCGGGTGTTCGGCGAGGCCGTCCACGATTTCTCCAAGGGGACTCCGGCGGACCGCGTCGGCACGCCGGGGGAAATTGCCGCTGCCGTGGTCTTCCTGGCCTCCGATGAGGCGTCTTACATCCACGGCGCGAGCCTCGCGGTCGACGGAGGAATGGCCATCTGA
- a CDS encoding TetR/AcrR family transcriptional regulator has product MTTPDLEKPADGFPLSRKRSRGRPRAFDLDEAVDRALELFWRQGYTATTVADLTAAIGINPPSLYKAFGSKQELFERVVRRYAELNGRVVQVALACPDVESVVRQFLTGVIESATEPDCPVGCLTIQGGTACREGEHEVTDLLAALRRATQDALEHRFEQLKAEGGLRADQSPSTLARYVATVGQGLAVQASAGSTREELMAIVELSARTVA; this is encoded by the coding sequence ATGACCACGCCTGACCTGGAGAAGCCCGCCGACGGGTTCCCCTTGTCGCGAAAGCGCAGTCGGGGCCGGCCTCGGGCGTTCGATCTCGACGAAGCGGTCGATCGCGCCCTCGAGCTGTTCTGGCGGCAGGGCTACACGGCGACGACGGTCGCTGACCTCACCGCCGCGATCGGGATCAATCCGCCGAGCCTGTACAAGGCGTTCGGGTCAAAGCAGGAGCTGTTCGAGCGTGTTGTGCGGCGGTACGCCGAGCTGAACGGCCGTGTCGTCCAGGTGGCACTCGCCTGTCCCGACGTCGAGTCGGTCGTCCGTCAGTTCCTGACCGGTGTCATTGAGAGCGCCACTGAGCCGGACTGCCCCGTGGGGTGCCTCACTATCCAGGGCGGCACCGCCTGCCGCGAGGGTGAGCATGAGGTCACCGACCTGTTGGCCGCTCTGCGCCGCGCCACCCAAGATGCGCTGGAGCACCGGTTCGAACAGCTGAAAGCCGAGGGCGGCCTTCGCGCCGACCAGAGCCCCAGCACTCTCGCCCGCTACGTCGCCACCGTCGGCCAAGGACTCGCCGTGCAGGCCAGCGCCGGCTCCACCCGGGAGGAACTGATGGCTATCGTCGAACTCTCGGCCAGAACAGTGGCGTAG
- a CDS encoding tyrosine-type recombinase/integrase yields the protein MTTTYDVKFWTVYRNKSSKTPSYVARWQVGGRRKTKTYRTKALAENFLSDLRQAAKRGEAFDTETCLPESMTKAKNAATWFAFVQAYTVAKWPHLAAKSRDSMTDALATVTPALTKDEPGRPDAETLRKALRRCALLPEGRRAELDAEMSAALRWLERASLSVRALEDAPTVHAALSALSLKMDGKRAATTTYRRKRAVFYNVIEYAVELDELDDNPLDKIKSKRQSLKIAQEVDRRCVVNPQQARELLTVVTYCGRTRGWQMRALFACMYYGGMRPAEALGLRETDCFLPNEGWGRLTLEQTRPEAGKQWTDSGEVHDDRGLKHRADKETRLVPIPPELVAILLAHIEANGTAPDGRLFRTSKGRPFSASAINGVWAHARTLAFTPVQVISPLAQTPYDLRHAAVSLWLNAGVPAPEVAERAGHSVDVLLKVYAKCVDGQREIANQRIDAMLTA from the coding sequence GTGACCACCACGTATGACGTCAAGTTCTGGACGGTCTACCGGAACAAGTCGAGCAAGACGCCGTCGTACGTCGCGCGCTGGCAAGTCGGTGGACGTCGGAAGACGAAGACGTACCGGACCAAGGCGCTCGCCGAGAACTTCCTTTCCGATCTCCGACAGGCGGCCAAACGCGGCGAGGCCTTCGATACGGAGACGTGCCTCCCCGAGTCGATGACCAAGGCCAAGAACGCCGCAACCTGGTTCGCGTTCGTACAGGCGTACACCGTCGCCAAGTGGCCTCACCTTGCCGCCAAAAGCCGGGACAGCATGACCGATGCGCTGGCGACGGTCACTCCGGCGTTGACCAAGGATGAGCCAGGTCGGCCTGACGCCGAAACGCTGCGAAAGGCGCTCCGGCGGTGTGCGCTCCTGCCCGAGGGCCGTCGCGCTGAGCTGGACGCCGAGATGAGTGCGGCGCTGCGCTGGCTGGAGCGTGCATCGCTGTCGGTGCGGGCGTTGGAAGACGCGCCTACGGTCCATGCTGCGCTGAGCGCCCTGTCTCTAAAGATGGACGGCAAGCGTGCGGCCACGACGACATATAGACGGAAACGCGCCGTCTTCTACAACGTCATCGAGTACGCCGTCGAGCTGGATGAACTCGATGACAACCCGCTCGACAAGATCAAGTCGAAGCGCCAGAGTCTGAAGATCGCCCAAGAGGTCGACAGACGTTGCGTGGTGAACCCGCAGCAGGCGAGGGAGTTGCTCACGGTCGTGACTTACTGCGGACGTACGCGCGGCTGGCAGATGAGGGCCTTGTTCGCCTGCATGTATTACGGCGGCATGCGCCCGGCGGAGGCCCTCGGACTGCGTGAAACGGACTGCTTCCTGCCTAACGAGGGCTGGGGGAGACTCACGCTTGAGCAGACTCGGCCGGAGGCGGGAAAGCAGTGGACCGATAGCGGAGAGGTCCATGATGACCGCGGCCTCAAGCACAGGGCGGACAAGGAAACGCGACTCGTACCGATCCCGCCGGAGTTGGTCGCGATCCTGCTGGCCCACATCGAGGCGAACGGAACGGCGCCGGACGGCCGGCTCTTCCGTACCTCTAAGGGACGGCCGTTCTCCGCTTCTGCGATCAACGGCGTGTGGGCTCACGCCCGTACGTTGGCATTCACTCCGGTGCAGGTGATCTCGCCGCTGGCCCAGACTCCGTACGACCTCCGGCACGCCGCGGTGTCGCTTTGGCTCAACGCCGGGGTACCTGCTCCTGAGGTGGCGGAGCGAGCGGGGCACAGCGTTGACGTGCTGCTCAAGGTGTATGCGAAGTGCGTAGACGGCCAGCGGGAGATCGCGAATCAGCGAATCGATGCGATGCTTACTGCCTGA
- a CDS encoding helix-turn-helix transcriptional regulator, with amino-acid sequence MSGRDELMTVPQILAELGGISRRTFYRWREIGCAPAGIRLPNGEIRVWRSEFTSWLESLQEAA; translated from the coding sequence TTGAGCGGGCGAGACGAGTTGATGACCGTTCCTCAGATCCTCGCAGAACTGGGCGGAATCTCCCGGCGCACTTTCTACCGGTGGCGCGAAATCGGCTGCGCCCCCGCTGGCATCCGGTTGCCCAACGGCGAGATCCGCGTCTGGCGCAGCGAGTTCACGTCCTGGCTCGAAAGCTTGCAGGAGGCCGCGTGA
- a CDS encoding replication initiator yields the protein MPAPVPSLLTLRDIARRASSPEYQRWSAQIRQTGGCAQPIHLRGHVEHRDPLTGAVLHRYSTDREPDGVLRLACKTRRASRCPSCAEIYRADTYQLVRAGLVGGKGVPDSVTGHPAVFATLTAPSFGPVHVRRAQDGKVRPCRPRRGLGRCPHGRLQSCTERHSADDPRLGEPLCPDCYDYPGSVLFNALAPELWRRFTLALRRHVAKSAGLTARELRNILTVSFAKVAEYQRRGLVHFHAVIRFDGPDGPTTPPPGWATTEVLDRAVHHAAQAVTVTSPAARSFAARVLTWGDQVDVRPITTTGDLTDQAVAGYIAKYATKAAECVGTLDRRVRPTDDLDRLNIRDHARRLIAECQRLGGLPELADLRLAEWAHMLGFRGHFSTKSRRYSTTLGALRTARIVHNQREHQITTGRLPLSEEDQVLVVAHWQYAGQGHTPGEAFLSAAINGKPLPPLDPVGESH from the coding sequence TTGCCCGCTCCTGTTCCTTCACTGCTGACGCTCCGAGACATCGCCCGGCGAGCCTCCTCCCCGGAGTACCAGCGGTGGTCCGCCCAGATCCGACAGACCGGCGGATGCGCTCAGCCAATCCACCTTCGCGGCCACGTCGAACACCGCGACCCCCTGACTGGTGCCGTCCTGCACCGCTACTCCACCGACCGTGAGCCGGACGGCGTCCTGCGGCTGGCCTGCAAGACCCGCCGGGCATCGCGCTGCCCGTCATGCGCCGAGATCTACCGCGCCGACACGTACCAGCTCGTACGCGCGGGCCTGGTCGGCGGCAAGGGCGTGCCCGATTCCGTCACCGGCCACCCGGCGGTGTTCGCCACGCTGACCGCGCCGTCCTTCGGGCCGGTCCACGTACGACGGGCGCAGGACGGCAAAGTCCGCCCCTGTCGCCCTCGCCGCGGTCTTGGCCGCTGCCCGCACGGGCGACTCCAGTCGTGCACCGAGCGGCACAGCGCCGACGATCCCCGGCTCGGCGAACCGCTGTGCCCTGACTGCTACGACTATCCCGGCTCGGTGTTGTTCAACGCGCTCGCGCCTGAGCTGTGGCGACGCTTCACCCTCGCTCTCCGGCGCCACGTCGCCAAGTCGGCAGGGCTGACCGCCCGTGAGCTGCGGAACATCCTGACCGTCTCGTTCGCCAAGGTCGCCGAATACCAGCGGCGCGGCCTCGTCCACTTCCACGCCGTCATCCGCTTCGACGGCCCGGACGGCCCGACTACACCCCCGCCAGGGTGGGCCACCACCGAGGTCCTCGACCGGGCGGTCCATCACGCAGCCCAAGCGGTGACCGTGACCAGCCCTGCGGCTAGGTCATTCGCCGCGCGAGTCCTGACCTGGGGCGACCAGGTCGACGTACGACCGATCACCACGACTGGAGACCTCACCGACCAAGCCGTCGCCGGCTACATCGCCAAATACGCCACCAAGGCCGCAGAGTGCGTCGGCACTCTCGACCGGCGAGTACGCCCAACTGACGACCTGGACCGCCTCAACATCCGGGACCACGCGCGCCGGCTCATCGCCGAGTGCCAACGCCTCGGCGGCCTACCCGAGCTGGCAGACCTCCGCCTCGCCGAGTGGGCACACATGCTCGGCTTCCGCGGCCACTTCTCAACCAAGTCCCGCCGATACTCGACCACCCTCGGCGCGCTCCGTACGGCCCGGATCGTCCACAACCAGCGCGAACACCAGATCACGACCGGTCGGCTTCCCCTCTCCGAGGAGGACCAGGTCCTCGTCGTCGCCCACTGGCAGTACGCCGGACAGGGCCACACGCCCGGTGAGGCATTCCTGTCCGCCGCGATCAACGGCAAGCCGCTGCCACCCCTCGATCCGGTGGGGGAGAGCCATTGA